The following are encoded together in the Anaeromyxobacter diazotrophicus genome:
- the pnp gene encoding polyribonucleotide nucleotidyltransferase codes for MTPIQQRVQCGGKEILLETGKIAKQADGAVWVRMGDSIVLVTVVSAKEKKEGIDFFPLTVDYQEKLFAAGKVPGSFFRREGRPTEKETLVSRIVDRSCRPLFPEGYSNETQIIASVVSFDQENDTDVLALTGASTALQISDVPFNGPIAGVRVARVGGQLVANPTLAQRASADLDIVMAASADAIVMVEGGAQEVSEAVMIDALLFGQAAVQDLLKAQQRLAEAKGAKAKRAFEPPKNDVELRAKVRSLTWEKVREAYGRNEKHDRYGRLSEIKKELLEALKAEASGDAAKLATLALREKEIKGYYEDVKYEYMRKMITDERRRIGGRGERDIRKITCEVGLLPRVHGSALFTRGETQALVATTLGTAEDEQRVEQLTGMIFKKFMLHYNFPPFSVGEVKFLRSPGRREIGHGALAERALRHVMPAEDKFPYTVRIVSDIMESNGSSSMASVCGGCLSLMDAGVPIKAPVAGIAMGLIKEGEKIAILSDILGDEDHLGDMDFKVCGTEAGITSIQMDIKIGGVTREILERALSQAAEGRKHILGEMLKSIQAPRADVSAYAPRITTIKIRPERIKDVIGPGGKVIKEITAQTGCAINIEDDGSISIASSDQERVAAAIKRIRDLTQEAEVGKTYLGTVRKIAEFGAFVEIFPGTDGLIHISELSDKRVKSVSDVLSEGEEVLVKVISVDRAGKIRLSRKEALADAAKKAEGAGGGSTQA; via the coding sequence ATGACTCCCATCCAGCAGCGAGTGCAGTGCGGCGGCAAGGAGATCTTGCTCGAGACGGGCAAGATCGCGAAGCAGGCGGACGGCGCGGTGTGGGTCCGCATGGGCGACTCGATCGTCCTCGTGACGGTCGTCTCGGCCAAGGAGAAGAAGGAGGGGATCGACTTCTTCCCCCTCACCGTCGACTACCAGGAGAAGCTCTTCGCGGCCGGCAAGGTGCCCGGCAGCTTCTTCCGCCGCGAGGGCCGGCCGACCGAGAAGGAGACGCTCGTCTCCCGCATCGTCGACCGCTCCTGCCGCCCGCTCTTCCCCGAGGGCTACTCGAACGAGACGCAGATCATCGCCAGCGTCGTCTCCTTCGACCAGGAGAACGACACCGACGTCCTGGCGCTGACCGGCGCCTCGACCGCGCTGCAGATCTCGGACGTCCCGTTCAACGGCCCCATCGCCGGCGTGCGCGTGGCGCGCGTGGGCGGGCAGCTGGTCGCGAACCCGACGCTCGCGCAGCGGGCCTCGGCGGACCTCGACATCGTGATGGCCGCCTCGGCGGACGCCATCGTGATGGTGGAGGGCGGCGCGCAGGAGGTCTCCGAGGCGGTCATGATCGACGCCCTGCTCTTCGGGCAGGCGGCGGTGCAGGACCTCCTGAAGGCCCAGCAGCGGCTGGCCGAGGCCAAGGGCGCGAAGGCGAAGCGCGCCTTCGAGCCGCCCAAGAACGACGTCGAGCTGCGCGCGAAGGTGCGCTCGCTCACCTGGGAGAAGGTCCGCGAGGCTTACGGCCGCAACGAGAAGCACGATCGCTACGGCCGGCTCTCGGAGATCAAGAAGGAGCTCCTCGAGGCCCTCAAGGCGGAGGCCAGCGGCGACGCGGCGAAGCTCGCGACCCTCGCGCTCCGCGAGAAGGAGATCAAGGGCTACTACGAGGACGTCAAGTACGAGTACATGCGGAAGATGATCACCGACGAGCGGCGCCGCATCGGCGGCCGCGGCGAGCGTGACATCCGCAAGATCACCTGCGAGGTGGGGCTGCTGCCCCGCGTCCACGGCTCCGCCCTCTTCACCCGCGGCGAGACGCAGGCGCTGGTGGCGACCACCCTCGGCACCGCCGAGGACGAGCAGCGGGTCGAGCAGCTCACCGGCATGATCTTCAAGAAGTTCATGCTGCACTACAACTTCCCGCCCTTCAGCGTGGGCGAGGTGAAGTTCCTCCGCAGCCCGGGCCGCCGCGAGATCGGCCACGGGGCGCTCGCCGAGCGCGCGCTGCGGCACGTCATGCCGGCCGAGGACAAGTTCCCGTACACGGTCCGCATCGTCTCCGACATCATGGAGTCGAACGGCTCCTCCTCGATGGCCTCCGTCTGCGGCGGCTGCCTCTCGCTCATGGACGCCGGCGTGCCCATCAAGGCGCCGGTGGCCGGCATCGCGATGGGCCTCATCAAGGAGGGCGAGAAGATCGCCATCCTCTCCGACATCCTCGGGGACGAGGACCACCTCGGCGACATGGACTTCAAGGTGTGCGGCACCGAGGCCGGCATCACCTCGATCCAGATGGACATCAAGATCGGCGGCGTGACCCGGGAGATCCTCGAGCGGGCCCTGTCGCAGGCGGCCGAGGGGCGCAAGCACATCCTGGGCGAGATGCTGAAGTCGATCCAGGCGCCGCGCGCCGACGTCAGCGCCTACGCGCCGCGCATCACCACCATCAAGATCCGCCCCGAGCGCATCAAGGACGTCATCGGGCCCGGCGGCAAGGTGATCAAGGAGATCACCGCCCAGACCGGCTGCGCCATCAACATCGAGGACGACGGCTCCATCTCCATCGCCAGCTCCGACCAGGAGCGGGTGGCCGCCGCCATCAAGCGCATCCGCGACCTGACGCAGGAGGCGGAGGTGGGGAAGACCTACCTCGGCACCGTGCGGAAGATCGCCGAGTTCGGCGCGTTCGTGGAGATCTTCCCCGGCACCGACGGCCTCATCCACATCTCGGAGCTCTCCGACAAGCGGGTGAAGAGCGTCTCCGACGTCCTCTCCGAGGGCGAGGAGGTGCTGGTGAAGGTCATCTCCGTCGACCGGGCGGGCAAGATCCGGCTCTCGCGCAAGGAGGCCCTGGCCGACGCGGCCAAGAAGGCCGAGGGCGCGGGCGGCGGGTCGACCCAGGCCTGA
- the rpsO gene encoding 30S ribosomal protein S15, with product MALLQDKKTELVSKYRRHDKDTGSPEVQVAILSERITYLTEHFKTHKKDHHSRRGLLKLVGQRRRLLDYLRTVDQNRYKTLIDQLGIRK from the coding sequence ATGGCGCTGTTGCAGGACAAGAAGACCGAGCTCGTCTCCAAGTACCGGCGGCACGACAAGGACACGGGCTCGCCCGAGGTCCAGGTGGCGATCCTCAGCGAGCGCATCACCTACCTCACCGAGCACTTCAAGACGCACAAGAAGGACCACCACTCGCGCCGCGGGCTCCTCAAGCTCGTCGGCCAGCGCCGCCGGCTGCTCGACTACCTCAGGACGGTCGACCAGAACCGGTACAAGACGCTCATCGACCAGCTCGGCATCCGGAAGTAA